The nucleotide sequence CGTAGTTAGTTATTGTAAGAACAGCCAAAAAAGGAGAAGTTCATGAACCATCCCCCCTTCTGCCCCAATCCCTATTGTCCCAACCATTTCCAGGCTGCAGGACCCTGGTTCATAAAAACAGGGTCGTACCACTCAAAAACAGCTCCCCGTATTCAAAAGTTCAAATGCAAAACCTGCGGGCTCTCCTTCTCAACCCGTACCTTTAGCATCGACTACTGGACACACCGCCACATCTGTTACCACACCATTCTCTGCCACCTCGTCACCAGCTCCGGTATCAGAGACCTTTCCCGCATCCTCAACGCCTCCTGCTGCACTGTTACAGATCGTATCAGGCGTCTTGCCCACCAATGTCTTGCAGCCTCGGCGTCCCTCTCCTGTAACATGGAGATAGCAGAAGACCTTGTCGCAGACGGATTTGAAAGCTTTGTCTGTTCTCAATACCTTCCGAATAACATCCATATCCTCGCAGGAAAAAAGTCTCAATTCTGGTTCCTTTCCGACTATGCCCAGCTGACGAGGAAGGGGCGAATGACTGATTATCAAAAGAGGAAAAACAAACTGATCAAGGAGCATCTAAAGCTATACAAAGGAAGTGTTTATCACTCCTTCCAAAGGGTGGTGGAAAAAACCCTGGAACTCCAAAACCATTCGAAGAAAAAGCTTTTGTCGCTGTACACCGATGAACATAAGCAGTACCAACAGGTGATGAAGGACTTACCGGCAGTGGCGACCGGGAGAATCGAGCATCACCGAATAAGCTCGAAAAGAATCCGCGACCTACACAATCCGCTATTTAGTGTAAATTACCTTGATCGGGAGATCAGGAAAGATAACTCAGACCATGTGAGGCAGACGGTTCAGTTTGCCCGGAATACAGGGAATATGATGGAGCGGCTTGAAGTGTATCGGTTTTATCACAACTTCATGAAGCCGTACCGGATCAGGGGGAAGGGGGATGGGAAAGGACCGACTCATGGGCAAGTGGCAGGGATCGATGGAAGGAAGATAGCCTGGCAGCTGAGGAGTTTATTTACCCAAAGGAGGTTTTTCCTGAGAAATCAGCCTATGCCACCTTCAAGTCGGGAGCTATGGCTAAAGGGAGTGCAAACGCCACTGCGTTGGAAGGCTGACTATCTTCCCTCATATGCGTGGGCATGATAATCACCACGATTCAGGACACTACCCTTTTAACAATCTCTCCCCTTTTCCCCAGACAAAGCAGAACAAATGCCCTATACCAATTGCGGAAATTCTCTCAGAGCAATACTATATCGTGGAGGAAATTTTTATGAATGTGCAAAGCCTTTCTATTGTTGTCCCCGGAGGATGTCCAAACGCCTGTAAATTTTGTGTATCCCGTATGAAGGCAGATGAATACAAAGACCATATCGAACGAAACCTTCGTTTTCGAGATCTTTATGAGCGCGATTACATGGACAGATTGGCATTTGCAAGAGACAACGGTTGCAATACGGCCATACTGACGGGAGACGGAGAACCACTAGTAAACATAGACTTCTTAAACGACTTTGCATCCTGGAACGCCCGTCTTTCAAGCCCATTCCGCTGGCTCGAAATACAAACCTCAGGTGTCGGTCTTGATGAAGAAAAGCTACGCTGGCTTCGAAATACCATCAGGGTATCAACTATTTCACTCTCTTTATCGTCGATATTCGATAATGATGAAAATGCCAGCTATAACGGAACACCTGAATCAAAAAAAATTGATATCAAGCGACTGACTCAGGAAATCAAACGTTACGATTTCAATTTGCGGATATCGGTCAATATGACGGATTTTCTCGATGAAATCCCCACCCCGGCCATTTTTGAACGCCTTCAAAAGATGGGAGCCAATATGGTTACCTTTCGCCAGCTCTTCGCAGAAGGAGAGAGCGAACAAGCAGCATGGGTACGGGAACATGGAGCATCGGAACAGACACGAAAAAAAATCGACGATTATATCCTCTCACACGGATCCCCCCTCGGAATCCTCCCCACCGGCCTTATGCGCTACTCGGTCCACGACATGTCCATCGTCCATGACGGTGATTGTATGGCCAGGCAGCAAAGAGGGGCGATTCGATACCTCATTCTCCGGCCCAACTGCAAGCTTTATACCCGTTGGGACGACAGCGGCAGCATTCTGTTTTAATTTCACTATTTTCTATTGTAAAAAATGTAAACTGGAAGTAGTATCAACCAAAATTACTTAAAAAAAGGATTGAATATGAAAAAGCTTTTCTCTGTTCTGTTAGTCATTTCTGTTATTATGTTTTCCTCCTGCAGCATGTTCGGGAATGATGATGACGACGATGATTTTGCGGGTGATGCAGCCTTCTTTGGCACCTGGGTATGGGACGATTATGAAGCCCTTCCTAATTCTGATGTCTCGGAGTTTAAATCAGATGGTACCCTTATTATTTATGAATCGTATGCACAAAACGGGGATACCGATACCATCTCGTGGTCGACATCCGGAAATGTATTGACCTTTGACTGGGGTGGCGAACACACAAACGAATACGAATATGAGATAGAAAGCAAAAATGAGATATTACTTACTTTCCTATTACGGTGATGAAGGAGAATACTCAGATGAAACAACTATTTATCGCAAAGGCTACGAACCCGGGGGATATATTCTTGATTACCCGGCCACTTCTGTTTCGGTAGGAAATCTTTATACGGGAAATTTTTCCAATGATACGCCTCAGGTTTTTAAAGTCAGCGTCACTACAGGGGAGTCGTATAAAGTCATGTGGGAAGACGATGAAGATCATGGCTCTACGACTTACACCGGATCAATTTACACCTATGCATATCCTGGCAGTCAGTCAACTCCCTATTTTGAAGAAGAAAGTGGAGGTTATACAGATCCACAGGATATAACGGCTGTGGACGATACCCTTTATATTATCGTTTACACGTTTGAAGATGATATGATGGGATCCTTTTCTTTAAAAGTAGAGGAGCTCTGATCTCAGAATATTAGTGCTGAAAATTTGATTTAGCTTGGCATTTGAACGGGCATGGAATCTTCTGTGCCCGTTTTCATGATAAATATAATGTCAAGGAGCTGGAGCATATATAGTGATAATCGGACCGAAGACAACAAGCAACTAATCACCCTTGGCCAACCTGCTCCACCCACCGGGCAAGGACAAAGAGAAAATCGCTGAGCCGGTTCAGGTAGTTCTGCCCGAGGGCAAGATGGCCAAGATAACTATTTCTGATGCAGGTAACGACCCGGCGCTCGGCCCTGCGGCATACGGTCCTGGCAATATCGATCTCCGCGGAAAGGTGAGTCTGGCCGGGAACAACGAAGGCACTGCCGATGTTCGTCTTTTTCAAAAGCACAGCTTCTGAGGCTTCCAGTGTTTCCAGGTCCCGTTGGGAAAGGTGGGATATCTTCTCATAGAGTTTGTCTTTTTTG is from Sediminispirochaeta bajacaliforniensis DSM 16054 and encodes:
- a CDS encoding cob(I)yrinic acid a,c-diamide adenosyltransferase, with protein sequence MIEFERVTTRGGDKGESSLFNGERRVKDDAIFEALGDIDELVSWLGLVKADVFASPVSGLSAFSSQLHEIQNILMRFSGQIATPKKDKLYEKISHLSQRDLETLEASEAVLLKKTNIGSAFVVPGQTHLSAEIDIARTVCRRAERRVVTCIRNSYLGHLALGQNYLNRLSDFLFVLARWVEQVGQG
- a CDS encoding radical SAM protein — translated: MNVQSLSIVVPGGCPNACKFCVSRMKADEYKDHIERNLRFRDLYERDYMDRLAFARDNGCNTAILTGDGEPLVNIDFLNDFASWNARLSSPFRWLEIQTSGVGLDEEKLRWLRNTIRVSTISLSLSSIFDNDENASYNGTPESKKIDIKRLTQEIKRYDFNLRISVNMTDFLDEIPTPAIFERLQKMGANMVTFRQLFAEGESEQAAWVREHGASEQTRKKIDDYILSHGSPLGILPTGLMRYSVHDMSIVHDGDCMARQQRGAIRYLILRPNCKLYTRWDDSGSILF